CGGCGCGCTGGTGCTTGGCAATGGAAACAAGTCTTCGGGCTATTCCATCCTCGTCGGCACGAGTGGTAGTGACGGCACATCAATGGAAACCACCGCAACGAATGGTGGCACCGGTGTAGCCCTGGCCAGCGGAACGAAATTCACCAACACCCTGAACGGTCAGGCCTCTGGTGGTGCAGGTGGACAGGGCGGTAGCGCAGGTATTGCCGTCGCCGGCGGCAACGGTGGCGCGGGTGGTATGGGTGTCAGTGGCAGTACGGTCGTTGTGGCGAATGCCGGCAACATCAATGGCGGCAATGGTGGTCAGGGTGGCAGCGGTGGCATTGGCAATGGGCTGCTTACTGACTCGACCGCACTCAGCATCGGTGGTGCTGGCGGAGCGGGCGGTAACGGTGGTGTCGGTGCCGGCTTGGGCGACAACGCCAGTTTCACCAACACGGGTTCCGTGAGCGGCGGCGCCGGTGGCACGGGTGGGGTCGGTGGCGTGGGTGGATTTACGCCCCCCACCGATTCGCAGTCAGGCGCTTTGATGTCGGCGGGCACCAGTGGTGCCGGTGGGCAGGGCGGTGTCGGCGTGAGCATGGGCAGCAACGCGACCTTCGACAATGCCAGCTACACGACGATCATTGGCGGCACCGGTGGCGCTGGTGGAAATGCGTCGTCAGGCAATGGCCCCACCGGTGCGGCTGGTAATGGTGGCGCGGGTGGCACAGCCCTGATTCTGGGCGCATCGCCGATCGTGGCCACTAATGCTGGCAACCTGCTCGGTGGTCAGGGCGGTGCGGGTGGCGTGGGCACGCCGATGGGCAATCCAGGCCAGCTTAACTCCGCCGAGGGCTTTGCTGGCTTTGCTGGTTATGCCGGCGCCAGCGGCGGTCAGGGTGGTGCCGGCGCGCTTCTGCTGGCGGGTGCGGCACTCACCAATAATCAGATCATCTATGGCGGTATCGGTGGCGCTGGTGGTGCCGGTGGGGCTGGCGGTATCGGTGGTAATGCCGTGGGCACGAAGGCCGCTGCGGGAGGCGCTGGCGGTATCGGTGGTGACGGTGGCATGGGAGGAGTGGGCGTCAGTCTGGGTCAGAACGCATCCCTTACCAACAATGGCGATATCAACGGTAGCCAGGGTGGGTCTGGCGGTACCGGTGGCAATGGTGGCGCTGGTGGTACCGGTGGTGCCCCAGGAGCCGGAGGCAACGGTGGTAACGGCGGTAATGGTGGTGCGGGTGTGAGTGGTACGGGCTTCGCGCTTACCAACTTCGGAACCATCCAGGGTGGCTATGGTGGCTACGGTGGTTTTGGTGGCAGCAACGGCACCAGCGTTGGTAACGGTGGTAAAGGCGGTAACGGCGGCGCGGGTGTGAGCGGTACGGGATTCGTCCTTACCAACAACGGGGCCATCAACGGTAATGGCGGCGGCTCGGGTGGCGACAATGCCTGGAACAGCAGAGATAAGGGCGGTAACGCTGGAAACGGCGGCGCGGGCGTGAGCGGCACCGGCTTCACCGTGACCAACAACGCGAATGCGTCGATCACTGGCGGCTACGCTGGCTCGAATGCTGGCCATGGTGCGGCCGGCCTCGCTGGTGCGGGCATCAGCGGTTCAAGTTTCACGGTTACCAATAGCGGAGCCATCACTGGCGGTAGCGGCGGTTATAGCGGTTATAGCAATAGCAGTAACGCCGCCAACGGTAGCAGCGCGGGTGGCGCCGGTATAAGCGGCTCGAGTTTTGCGCTCACGAATAACTCAAGTGGAACGATCACCGGTGGCGAAGGCAGCGGTGGCCAATACGGTGACGACGTTAATAAGGAATCTGCTGCGCCTGGCATGGGTGGCAACGGCAGCGACGGCGGCGCGGGTGTGAATGTCATTGGTACGGGTACCAGCCTCACTAACAGCGGAGCCATAACGGGTGGCGTGGGCGGTCAGGGCGGAACGGGTGTCAATGCACAGGGGGGGCACCACCCGTAGCAATGGCGGTAACGGTGGCACCGGTGGTAACGGCGGCTCTGGCGTAGACGGCACCGGTTTTACCCTTACCAACAGCGCAGCGATTAGCGGTGGCGAGGGCGGTGCTGGCGGGCTGGGCCGTTTTGGCGCCAACGGCGGTAACGGTGGCAATGGGGGTAACAGCGGCGCGGGTGGTTCCGGCGTAAGCGGTACAGGCTTTGCCGTTATCAATAGCAGCGGCGGGACCATTGCCGGAGGTAATGGCGGTGCCATCGGCGTGGCTGGTGGCGGTACGCCTGTCGGTACCAATGGTCTCGGCGGCAACGGTGGCACCGGCATCAGCGGTTCGGGCTTCACCTTGACCAACAACGGTAGCGTTGTTGGCGGCAACGGCAGCGAGAGCTCCACTAGCAGCAACGTGGGCGCTGGCGGCGTAGGCATCATCGCTACAGGTAACGCCATGGTGATCAACGCCGGCACGATTAGTGGCGGCAAGGCAGGTGTTGTTTCCGTAACTCATCCCACCGGTCCGGCGTTCGTAGTGGCCTCCGTTCCTGTTTCTGCGGCTACCGGCGCTGCGGTAAGTACCGGTACTCAAGTCGATGCCATTGACTTCTCTGGCGGTGGTAACACGTTGGTGATCGAAGCGGGCTCGATCATTACCGGCAACGTAGTCAGCCGCAGCGGCGCTACGCACGGTGGTGACACTCTGGCGTTGGGTGGCAGCACCAATGCGACCGGTGGCAATAGCTTCGATCTGGCGCAGCTCGGCGCCGTCGGCAGCAGTGCGCAATACCAGGGCTTCAACGTGTTCGAGAAAACCGGCAGCAGCCTCTGGTCGCTGACCGGCACCACTACGGCCGTGAGCGCATGGAGCATCGATCAGGGCACGTTGTCCCTGACGGGTAACGCTGCGCTGGGCGCAACCAGCACCATGACGGTGAACGCCAGCGGTATCTTCGATATCGCCGGTATCAGCGGCTCGGGCACAACGATCGGTGACCTCACCGGTGCGGGTAGCGTCAATCTGGGTGCCAAGACGCTGACGCTGGGTACGTCGAACAACACGACGTTCGCTGGTGTGTTGTCCGGCTCGGGCGGTTCCGTAGTCAAGCAAGGCAGTGGCACGCTGATCCTCAATGGCATCAACACCGCCACCGGTGTGGCGACGGTCGATGCGGGCACGCTGGAAGTGGGTGATGCCGAGCACGCCACTGCGGTCTGGGGCGGTAATGTCACCGTCAATACTGGCGGCACCCTGCGCGGTCACGGCACCATCGACGGCAATGTCACCAGCGATGGCACGGTGTGGCCGGGCGGCTCCATGGGTGTGTTGACCATCAATGGCAACTACACGCAGAACGCCGACGGCACCTTGCAGATCGACCTGACACCGACCCAGGCATCGCAGCTGGTGGTCAACGGCACGGCTAGCCTGGCGGGCACGCTGGATCTGATCTACGCGCCGGGTACCTATAGCAACAGCACCTACACCCTGGTGCAGGCAAAAAACGTCAGCGGTACTTTTGCGACAGTGAACAGCACTGGCACGGGCCCCGCGCAGGTGACCTATACCGGTACGCAGGCCAACCTTGTGCTGACAACGACCGCGACGCCGCCGACAACTCCCACCTCGCCGGTGCGTGTGGCTCCGCGTGATGCGGGCCTGTACGGCAACCTGTTGCTGACCCAGAACCTCACCGCTCAGCGAAATTTGAGCTCGGTGCTGGATGCCTCGTTGCTGAGTCGTGCACCGTCGTGTCAGGTACAGAACGCATCTTCGTCGGCCTGCCAGGATGGGTTGTGGATGCAGTCCACCGGGTCGAGCCTCTCCGTGGATGGATCGAGCGGTGTGAACGCCACCGGCTTTGGTTTGCTGGCGGGGGCTGATCGGGCGGTCGGCGATGTGATTCATCTCGGTGTGGAAGCGGGTGTGGGGCAGACCAACGCCACCGATCCGCTGGGCGGTAGCGGTCGCGTGCAGCAGGCTCACGCGGGCGTGTATGCCTTTGCCGATGCTGGCCCGCTGGTACTCTCGGCCACCGCCGATGTGGCCCACAACAGCTACCGTGTGTCGCGTGAAACCGGGATCGGTCATGCCGTGGCCAACCCGGATGGCAATGCGACCTCCGCCGGTGTACAGGCCGCCTGGCCGATGCAGCTCGTGTCGTGGCAGGTGGTGCCCAAACTCGGTGCGCTGTATCAGCACCAGAGCTTGGACGGCTTTGATGAAAACCTGCCCAGCAATAACCCGCTGGCACCGGCCTTTACGGTGCAGGGTTCACGGAGCACGGCTAACACATTGCAACCGTATGCCGCGGTGTCGTTCACAAACACGTTCCGCTTCCAGGACATCACCTATGTCCCGCAGTTCAACGTGGGCTATCGCTACAACACGCGCAGCAACAGTTCGCCGACGGTGCAGATGACTTCTGAAGACGGCACGGTGTTCGCACAGCCGGGTGTCGCGCTGGGTCGTGGGCTGGGTACCGTGGGTGCGCGCATCACGGCAGAAGCGGGTGCGTCGTGGAACGTGTACCTGGATTACCAGGGTATGTTCGCCAGCCATATGCATGACAACGCATTGACGTTCGGCTTCACCAAGCACTTCTGAGTTTAGGAAACGAAGGGGCCATGGATGGCCCCGTTCTGCGACCATCAATTCAGCAGCCGATGGCGGCATGCGTTGGGCGTTCGCTGCAATCGTAGTTTTCGCGAGCCGGTGCTGGATCAGCATCTGCTCGCTCGTCTCGACGATGTTCGTGAGGTAGCGCACTGGTCGAGGATTGACCACAATCGTCAACCAGTCGTCGATCGTTCTACTTTGAAAAGGTCTCCATCGCGGTTCCTTATTGGGCTTAGAGTATTATCCTGGCCTCCGCCTAAATGTTATTTAATATCAGTGAATTAATGGATATTCGCGGCATTAATGAAATCCTAATCCGCGCAGCTCATGCTCTCTGTCCCGAAACCCGTTTCCCAAAGAGCGTTGCCCGTGAATCTGTTGCTGGTCGAGGACGATACGATGCTCGCCGAAGCCATCTGCGATGGCGTGCGGCAGCACGCGTGGGACATTGATCATGTCGGCAATGCGGGCGCTGCGAAAGCAGCGCTGGTGGATCATGCCTATGCGGCGATCCTGCTCGACATTGGTTTGCCAGGTGATTCCGGCCTGACGGTGTTGCGTTTTCTCCGCGAACGCTACGACACCATTCCCGTCATTGTCCTTACCGCGCGTGGTCAGTTGAGCGACCGCATCCGTGGCCTGGATGCAGGTGCCGACGACTATCTGGTCAAGCCATTTCAGTTGGACGAGTTGCTTGCGCGTGTCCGTGCCGTCACACGACGCAGCGAAGGGCAGGTCGTTCCCGTGCTCCGCCACGGCGAAGTGGTGCTGGACCCGATCAAGCGGCGAGTCACGCGCGCCGGTGAACATGTGGCCCTCAGTGCCCATGAATATCAGATGCTCCTGGCACTGTTGAAACGCGTCGGTCATGTGGTGACGCGTGACGATCTTGAGCGTGCGATCTATGGCGATCGCGCCGCGGTGGGAAGCAACACGGTATCCGTCTTCGTGCATCAGTTGCGGCGAAAGCTGGGTGACGACGTGATCGCCACGGTTCATGGCCATGGCTACACCATCGGAGGCGCGCCTTGAAATCGCTGCAATGGCGCATGCTCGCTGCACTCGGTCTAGTCATTGCCCTGGCGTGGGGCATCTCCATTGCGATGTACATCTCCTATCTGCACGCGGGGCCTTCCACGTCGTGGCGTTCGGGTCTGTCCTCGCTGGGCGATACCCTGGTCAAGGCCTTGCCCGACGACTGGGTGCGAAAGCAGGACGACGTCGCGACTAGATTGCCTGAGGGAAAGCAGATGCCGACCAGCTCGGCGCAGCCCGTGCCCAGCGAGCCTGGCGGCTTACTCACCGCGATGGTCCTCAACACCGTCGAACTGGCCATCGTAGGCATCCTCATGTGGTGGGCGGTGGTTGCCTCGCTGCGACCCTTGCGCTCGCTGTCGGAAAATCTCGCCCGACGCAAGGCATTTGACTCCGAACCGTTATCGGTCAAACAGGTGCCGGATGAACTTAGGCCGCTCATCCTGGCCTTCAATTCGCTATTGGCACGCGTAGACACGGCTATGCGTGCGGAACGTCAGTTCATCGCCGATGCAGCGCATGAGTTGCGTACGCCTCTGGCGGCATTGCATGTCCAGGCCGAAGTGGCGTTGCGTGCAGAGGCGCTGCAAGGGAAGGACGATGCGCTGCGCAAACTGCTGGGCATCTCGCATCGAACGCATCGCCTCGCCGAACAGTTGCTCGACCTGGCGCGGCTAGATGCAGGGCTCCATTCGACGGGTTTGCACGACACCGACCTGCTGGAACTCGCCGGTCACGTGATCAGCGAATTCAGCGTGCAGGCCGATAGCCGTGGCACACGCCTGCTTCTGTCGGGTACTTCGTGCATGGCAAGGTGCGATGTCGATGAGATGGGCATTCTTATCCGCAACCTGGTGGACAACGCGATCCGGCATGGTCGCGATGCCGGTACGGTGGAAATCGTCTGTGGCGATGTGATGCGGGACAAGGTGCGTCATCCCTCGCTTGAGGTTCGCGACGACGGACCTGGCGTGCCTGGGGATGAGCACGCAGCGATCTTCGCGCGCTTCTACCGCGCATCGGACAGTGTTGCGCGCGGGAGCGGCATCGGTCTTTCGCTGGTCGCCGCCATCGCCGAACTCCACGATGCCCGCGTCGAAACCGGACAGGGCAGGGATGGCAGAGGTTTCAGCATTCGTATCCTCTTCCCACACACCGGATCCGGCCGCGATTGAGGGGCCGTGCCACCCATTGGCATGGTGCGGCGTCGTTGTCTGCCGGTTTGGTTTGATACGCATCCTGCCATCACTACCCTAATCAATTCCTAAAAACCGTTCCCTAGCATGGTCGACAAGGAGCAGCGCGGACTGCGTTTCCCTTGCCTATCGATCCCGCGCGGCTACCACCATGCCGCCACAGAATCAGGAACGGACCATGCGTATCACTTACAAAGCGACGTGCTTTTTCTTCATCGGTGCCAGCGTTGCATTGGCCGGTTGCGCATCGACGCAGCCCAAGCCTTATGCCGGCATCGATTCATCGAGCTATCTGCGCCCCAACGATCAGGCCCGGCGCGGCCACGAACCGTATGCCTACAGCACCAACGTGGACTGGAAGCACTACGACAGTTTCATCATGGATCCCGTTGCCATCTATCGCGGCTCGGACAATCAGTTCGACACGAAGATCACTGAGCAGGACCGCCAGGAACTTGCCAGCTACATGCAGCAGCAGTTTCAAGACAAGCTGCGCCAGCGCTATGCGTTGGTCTCCACACCCACCAGCGGCACATTGCGTATTCGCGCAACGCTCACTGGCGCCAAGGGAACGACGGCGTTCTTGTCCACTTTCACGCGCATGGATGTCGGCGGTACGCCGATCAACGCTGTACAGGCCATTCGTGGAAGGGAGGGTCTGATGACCGGCTCGGTGAGCTATGCCGTCGAAGTCTACGACGCCTCCACCGGTCGCCTTCTGAAGGCGTACGTCGACAAGCAGTATCCCAATGCGATGAACATGAAGGCGACCTTCGGGAAGCTGGGTGCCTCCCGGCGCGGCATCGACAAGGGTGCGGATGGCCTGCTTGCGGGTCTCCAGTAAGTGATGTCATCCGGGCGAGGCGTCGATAGCCGGCCCCTGCCCATGATTCGTCCCCACGGCCATAGCCATGGCAAGCGCCGGTCCCCATGAAAGCTCTATCTAGCGTCGTTGTATGTACGCGTTGCGATGCGGTTTACCGACGCCCGGTACTAACGCACGGCCAAGTGGCACGATGCTGCGTGTGTGACGCGATCGTCTGGCGCTCGGTACATCCATCCGTCGACAAGTGGCTTGCGCTGACGCTGGCAACGGCCATCCTGTTCGTGCTCGCCAATACCTTTCCGGTGATCAGCATCGGAGTGCAGAACTTCCAGAGCGACGTGACTCTCTGGCAGGCAACGACCTCGCTGGCGCAAGGCATCTGGATACCTTTTGCGCTGCCAGCCACGGTCGTCGCCATCATTGCTCCCTTTCTGCAGATGGTCTTGCTTGGATGGATCCTGGTCTTTGCCTGGCACGGAAAAAGGGCGCCGGGATTTCGTCCACTCATGCGGTTTCTGCAAGTCGTCCAGCCTTGGAGCATGGCTGAGGTAGCGTTTCTCGGCGTGGTCATTGCGTGCATCAAGCTGTCCAGCATGGCCCAGGTGTCGCTGGGTGCAGGTAGCTGGACCATGCTCGGCTCGGTGTGTCTGGCAGCACTGGCCACCAAACGCGACGTGCGCTGGCTGTGGAACGTCACTGATGCGAAAGCGAGGAACGTTCTGGCGGGTGCGTTGTGATGATGCGTATGACGCCGTGCGCCCCGCACATGGTGGGCTTTTCTGGTCGTGCGAGTGAGTTGGCGCTGGATCATCCACGTTCTGTACGCAGACTGCGCTCGCTCCTCGTCGTGGCGCTTTTCGTTTTGGCTGAGACATCCCTCGGCTTTGGCACATGGCACGTCTTGCTTGCGATGGGCCGAGGCAGTGTCGTGGCCATGCGCAACATTCGGCAGGTCGCTTTGTCCCGCAGCATCAAGGATGCCATGCCGTGAATACGCAGCCACGAGCCGACCAGTTGGGCGTCATTGGATGCGATGTGTGCGGCCTCGTCCTCGCCTTTCCAAGCGATCAGCACGATGCGGCATGCCCGCGCTGTGGTACGTGTCTTCATCGCAGGCGGCGCCACAGCCTGGGAAGGGCGTGGTTGCTGCTGGTGGCAGCGGCGCTGCTTTACGTGCCGGCGAACCTCTTGCCGGTGATGAAGATCCATTTTCTCGGGCAGGTCGGGCAACCGCTGACCATTATCGGCGGCGTCCTCGACCTATGGCGCGACGGGGCTTATGACGTCGCATTCGTCGTGTTTGTCGCCAGCGTTGCCTTGCCATGTGCCAAGTTCATCGCACTGGCCGGCCTGTTGTTGTCCGTGCAGTGGCGAACTGGGTTTGCGCGCCTCGAGCGAGCAAGGCTTCACCGGTTTCTGGAGATCATTGGATATTGGTCGATGCTCGATGTCCTGGTCGTCGGCATCCTCGGCAGCCTGGTGCAGTTTCAGGCGCTGGGCGAGATCGAGCCGGGTGCGGGCATATTTCTCTTTGGTGGGTCCGTCATCCTGGCCATGTTCGCTGCGCACAGTTTTGACTCACGGCTTATCTGGGATGCAGCCGAAGCGTCGTCGACTCCGTCGTAGAGAAAAATAGCCAGCTTCCGCGAGAGCTCCGTCGCGGAAAGAGCATTAGCGAACGCAGGCGCGTGGCCTTGCGTCGAACGCTTAATCAGATCCTAAAACGGGTCGGTCATCCTCAATCCGTCGCCGCAGAAGCCTTCAGGGCTGCCTTCTGCATGCGCACCCCTCCCTCCCATGGCCGCTTGTGGCAGCCAAGAACCCACGGAAATCAGTAACGATGAAGAAGCTCATCCTGCTTGGTCTTACTTGCATGGTCCTGCTCAATGGATGCATCGCGGTTGATCGTCGCGACGACCATCGTGATCAACGGCGCGATCGTTACGACGAGTGTCGTCGTTATCACGATGCGCGGTACTGCGATGACGGGCGACGGTGATTTCAATCACCCGCTTGTCTTCGGTCTTGCGCGCGCCATGTATGCGGAAAGTCCGCAACCCACTGCTCGATGGCAACGCTGATCAGGCCCGGCACTAGCGGGTTGAAAAAAAGTAATCGCGTGCGGCGACTTTCATAAGCGGATCATTTCCCCGCGCCATGCACAATCCAGCGATTGTGGATTGAGCATGGTGGAGAGTTTCTATGGTGGATGGTTCTCGTCGAGACGTCATCAAGCTGATGCTGGCAGGTGCGGCCACTGCGCCGTTTTCCATGGGGGCGGCCATGGCCGCCCCGCCAGCCGCCCGGAAGGGTGCCCAGCAGCGCGCGGGTATCGAAGGGCAGCGAATGGCTGACCTGGGTGACGGCACCTATGTGAATCCGATCGTTGCCGGGGATCATCCCGATCCCACCATCCTCAAGGATGGCAGCGACTACTACATGACGTTTACGTCGTTCGATTCCTGCCCGGGCTTGGTGATCTGGCATTCCACCGATCTGGTGAACTGGGCGCCGGTCACTACGGCGCTGACCAAACCGTTGGGCACCGTATTCGCGGTCGATCTGTGCAAGCACAACGGGCGTTACTTCATCTACATCCCGGCCAGCGCTGGCGACCGCGGCTGGGCGTTGTATGTGATCTGGGCTGACCACATCGAAGGGCCGTGGAGCGATCCGGTCGACCTGCATATCGATGGGTGCATCGACCCAGGGCACGTCGTGGGCGAGGACGGCAAGCGCTACCTGTTCGTCAACGGCATCCGCCGCGTGCGGCTCACCGATGATGGCCTCGCCGCGGATGGCAAGCTGGAGCCGGCCTACAGCCCATGGCGCTATCCCGACGACTGGATAGTGGAGGACTTCGCGCCAGAAGGTCCCAAGCTGCTGCGACATGGCGAATGGTTTTATCTGGTCACGGCCGTCGGTGGCACTGCGGGGCCACCGACCAGTCATATGGTGATCGCGGCGCGTTCCCGCTCCATCCATGGCCCATGGGAGCATTGCCCGCGCAACCCGCTGGTGCGCACGACCAGCGCCGCCGAGCCATGGTGGTCACGCGGGCACGCGACGCTGGTGGAAGGGCCGGCCGGCGATTGGTGGATGGTCTATCACGGCTACGAAAATGGATTCCGCACGCTCGGGCGCCAGACCTTGCTGGAGCCGATCGAGTGGACCGCCGATGGCTGGTTTCGGGCTAAGGGCGGTGATCTATCCCGGCCGCTACCGAAGCCGAAAGGCGGCGTGAGCGGGCCGAACGGATTTGCGTTGTCGGACGACTTCAGCCGTCGCAAGTTTGGCGTGCAGTGGAGCCTGTTCGATCCGAAGCCCGAGGAAATGAAGCGGGTGAGCTACGAAGCGGGCGGTCTGCGCCTGGAAGCCAAGGGCAACTCGCCGGTGGATTGTTCGCCGCTGACGTGCCAGCCGGGCGACCGCAGTTATGTGGCCGAGGTCACTCTCGATCTGGTGGGTAACGCTGAAGGCGGTCTGCTGCTGTTCTACAACCCCAAGGCCTTCGTCGGCATCGGCCTTTCGCGGCGCGAGCACGTGTTGAAGACCTTCGAGTACGCGGGGGAGCAATCCTGGATGCGTGTGCCGATGCAGGCATCCAGTCTGCGCATACGCGTGACCAACCAGGATCACGTTGTGACGTATCACTACTCGGTCGACAACGGAAAAACCTGGCAGCTTCACGGCCTCCGCATGGAGGTTTCGGGAATCCACCACAACGTGTTTGGTGGATTCCTGAGCCTGAAAATTGGCGTTTACAGCGCGGGTGAGGGCAGTGTGGTGGTGCGGGATTTCACGTACCAAGCCATCGCTTGAAGGTGAACGAGCGACTCAGCGCTTGACGGTGGTGGCGTCAGGCGCTGAGGCGAGGTCGATCTCGTACACCGGGACCGCCATGCCATCGGGTTGCTGCACAGGTCCGATGGCCAGCCCCTGCGGCGTCTGCTGCCAGCGTACCGGGCGGGAAGTGCCAAGCAGGCGCACCGATCGCACGCGATCACTTGGCGCGATGTTCTTGATGACCGCCACGCCGCTCTCGGGCCAAGCCATTTCGATAGCGAAAAGCTTGCCCGGCTTCTGCGTGAAGCGGAAATCGGCGCTGGTATAGGTTGCCGCCCCCTTGTCTTCCGTGAACGAGCCCGAGCGCGGTACGGTGGGGCCTTCACCGTAGACGCGCCAAGGTTGAGTGTCGTAGATCGCCGCGCCGTTCACGGCGAACCACGCGCCGATCTCGTGCAGCACGGCCTGTTCCTGCGGGGTGATGCTGCCATCTGGCTTGGGGCCGACATCCAGCAGCAGGTTGCCATTCTTGCTGACCACGTCCGCGAGCAAACGCACGATATCCACGGCCGGGCGGTACGTGTCGTGTTCCACGTAGCCCCATGAGCCGTTGCTGATGCTGGTGTCCGTCTGCCAGTGCTGCGGGCGGATGGCGCCGAGCTGGCCGCGTTCCACGTCCAGTGTGGCGCTGCCTTCGGGCAGGGCGTTGAGCTTGTAGTTGACCACCACGCCACCGCGCGCGGCACCGGCGTTGTAGTAGTACGCAAGCCATTGCGCGAGCGCATTGCGGAAGGATGGATGACCCACCCACCAGTCGAGGTAGATCAGATCGGGGTGGTAATACGCCTCCAGTTCCGCCGTGCGCGCCATCCAGTCCTCGACCCAGGCCGGTGAAACGTAGGTCCAGTCCTGGGCCAGATCCTGGTCGCCGTTCAGTGAGATGTGTTGCTGGGCGGGACCGTAAAAGTCAGCGTAGGCGGGATCATTCACGTCCGAATCGATTTCCCGCCCGTGATCGAAGAACCATGTATGTTCAGCGCGATGGGTGGACAACCCGAAGCGCAGACCTTCGTCCTTCACCGCGCGGCCGAGCGCCGCCATGACGTCACGCTTGGGCCCCATCTGCACGGCGGTCCAGCGGGTGAGTTTCGAGTCATACATGGCGAAGCCGTCGGTGTGCTCCGCCACGCCCACGACATAGCGCGCGCCTGCTTGCCTGAACAGCGTGGCCCAGGCCTTCGGATCCCAGTGTTCAGCACGAAATTGCGGAATGAAATCCTTCAGGCCCGCGTGCGCCAGGCTGCCGTACGTGGCCACCTGGTGCGCGTATTCGGCGCTGGTGCGGTCGTACATGTTGCGTGGATACCACTCGTTGGCGAAGGCCGGCACGGCATAGACGCCCCAGTGAACGAAAATGCCAAATTTGGCGTTGTCGAACCATGCCGGTTCCCGGTAATTTCGTAACGATGCCCAGTCGGGCCGAAACGGCCCCAACGCGGCACCTTCCTCCACCTTGGCCACCAGTGCGGCCCGTGCCGGCGCATAGCCTTCTGTGGCTTTTCGCCAGATCAGGTCGGCCTGTTGCGGCGTGATGGTTCCCGCTGTTGGCGCCG
This genomic window from Dyella terrae contains:
- a CDS encoding alpha-L-fucosidase, with product MNRRTNPARRCLAAFILLCASMPQASFASAPTAGTITPQQADLIWRKATEGYAPARAALVAKVEEGAALGPFRPDWASLRNYREPAWFDNAKFGIFVHWGVYAVPAFANEWYPRNMYDRTSAEYAHQVATYGSLAHAGLKDFIPQFRAEHWDPKAWATLFRQAGARYVVGVAEHTDGFAMYDSKLTRWTAVQMGPKRDVMAALGRAVKDEGLRFGLSTHRAEHTWFFDHGREIDSDVNDPAYADFYGPAQQHISLNGDQDLAQDWTYVSPAWVEDWMARTAELEAYYHPDLIYLDWWVGHPSFRNALAQWLAYYYNAGAARGGVVVNYKLNALPEGSATLDVERGQLGAIRPQHWQTDTSISNGSWGYVEHDTYRPAVDIVRLLADVVSKNGNLLLDVGPKPDGSITPQEQAVLHEIGAWFAVNGAAIYDTQPWRVYGEGPTVPRSGSFTEDKGAATYTSADFRFTQKPGKLFAIEMAWPESGVAVIKNIAPSDRVRSVRLLGTSRPVRWQQTPQGLAIGPVQQPDGMAVPVYEIDLASAPDATTVKR